Proteins encoded within one genomic window of Tigriopus californicus strain San Diego chromosome 12, Tcal_SD_v2.1, whole genome shotgun sequence:
- the LOC131891749 gene encoding thrombospondin-1-like gives MLKKARLFFILTAVFFELCQGRRFTRFVIGSGCGTTREITNHVVSSHPNSIPNTPCSIVSEEVQEFQTKSVVLLASSQESSIPQGKAQEINGGWSVWSEWSTCSNEILIQERTRTCTNPPPSATHLDCVGDAEESTSCQAQSSAPSYHNTDQGYSGNSISEQSATDARRCHIVCQNSNQGCIAWTWKANGMCFHYTDPGQLVSELGSTSGLGVSGCLQKDEQLLGDNLNFVRDIDLAEECQDICLGDNNCFFFTHDTRSRICNLKAEHSGIETVQFFVSGPKQC, from the exons ATGCTCAAAAAAGCAAGGCTATTCTTTATTTTGACAGCAGTCTTTTTTGAGCTATGTCAAGGAAGACGGTTCACAAGGTTTGTTATTGGATCTGGATGTGGAACAACAAGGGAGATCACGAACCATGTGGTCAGTTCTCATCCAAATTCCATTCCCAACACTCCCTGTTCAATAGTCAGTGAGGAAGTGCAAGAGTTTCAAACTAAATCTGTGGTCCTTCTCGCTTCATCTCAGGAATCTTCAATACCCCAAG GGAAAGCACAAGAAATCAATGGTGGATGGAGCGTTTGGTCCGAGTGGAGTACCTGCTCAAATGAAATCCTGATCCAGGAGAGAACCAGAACTTGCACCAATCCACCCCCCTCTGCCACTCATCTGGATTGCGTTGGAGATGCTGAGGAGTCAACATCATGTCAAGCGCAATCTTCTGCTCCGTCATATCACAACACTGACCAAGGTTACAGCGGGAATTCAATCAGCGAACAAAGCGCTACGGATGCCCGTCGATGTCACATTGTGTGTCAAAATAGCAATCAAGGCTGCATTGCTTGGACATGGAAAGCGAACGGAATGTGTTTCCATTACACTGATCCTGGTCAACTGGTATCCGAACTTGGTTCAACCAGTGGCCTGGGAGTGTCAGGGTGTCTGCAGAAAGATGAACAACTTTTGGGTGACAATCTGAACTTTGTGCGTGATATTGATCTAGCCGAAGAATGTCAAGATATTTGCCTTGGGGACAataattgtttctttttcactcATGACACCAGAAGCCGTATTTGCAACTTAAAGGCTGAACACTCAGGCATTGAAactgttcaattttttgtgtCTGGACCAAAACAGTgctaa